The following proteins are co-located in the Stieleria sp. JC731 genome:
- a CDS encoding DUF421 domain-containing protein, which yields MTNFDFVMTVAMGSLVASSSQSTSWDAFFQSIVSMAALFIVQFSTALARRYSKRLKSIVQNEPVVLMRDGRIVEAALAQTRVSKDDVIAKLREANVGDFASVHAVVLETTGDISVLHGNEFSVDLLHGVRFID from the coding sequence ATGACGAATTTTGACTTCGTCATGACGGTTGCGATGGGATCTTTGGTCGCGAGTTCAAGTCAGTCGACAAGTTGGGACGCCTTCTTTCAGTCGATCGTTTCGATGGCGGCGCTGTTCATTGTTCAATTTTCAACCGCGCTTGCACGACGCTACTCAAAGCGTTTGAAGTCGATCGTCCAGAATGAGCCAGTTGTACTGATGCGTGACGGTAGAATCGTTGAAGCAGCTCTCGCCCAGACACGAGTATCGAAGGATGATGTGATCGCGAAACTGCGAGAAGCAAACGTAGGCGACTTCGCATCCGTCCATGCGGTCGTTTTGGAAACCACCGGAGACATCTCGGTTTTGCACGGCAATGAATTCTCCGTCGACTTGCTCCATGGGGTGAGATTTATCGATTGA
- a CDS encoding YegJ family protein, producing the protein MKKYALWSLLAMTVFSIGCSSKPDTLVEGGYDEAEMAAATERALAEVDTFIADLKSGRSENYAVKAPIEDNGVTEHFWLTEVTFADNEFTGTINNEPGMVSNVTIGQQYSLGKTEISDWMFIRDGKMHGNYTLRPLLATMPEADADQYRAMFATE; encoded by the coding sequence ATGAAAAAATATGCTCTTTGGTCGCTTCTCGCGATGACTGTTTTTTCGATCGGTTGTTCGTCCAAACCAGATACGCTTGTCGAAGGTGGCTACGACGAAGCCGAAATGGCTGCCGCTACTGAACGGGCGCTTGCAGAAGTCGATACCTTCATCGCGGATCTGAAATCCGGACGCTCGGAGAACTATGCCGTAAAGGCTCCGATTGAGGACAACGGCGTGACTGAACATTTTTGGCTTACGGAAGTCACTTTCGCTGATAACGAGTTCACTGGCACAATCAACAATGAACCCGGCATGGTCTCAAACGTGACGATTGGTCAACAGTACTCACTTGGCAAAACAGAAATTTCTGATTGGATGTTCATCCGTGACGGAAAGATGCACGGCAACTACACATTGCGCCCGCTCCTGGCGACTATGCCAGAGGCTGATGCAGATCAGTATCGTGCGATGTTCGCGACTGAGTAG
- a CDS encoding TlpA disulfide reductase family protein, with product MNRYVAVFALFCSLLLSVGSSQNLEKAKTERDFRAQERRIEASTHEAYVEAREKLANEALLVAREDIASPEAEGILHWIVRGGGDTKVAHSSTTLLIKHHSTSPASIRKLLSFAINPTGCTPELFKGFGETSTDPKYRWIVLASSAIHEKSLLLIADELAFDESAALKYRLNLGDDLVKRLSGEDRSALEDQVIEEFREIGKQYGAQSIGGMTLKELAEGSIFAVQHLRLGKVAEQLSGKDLDGQMIDIERYRDMVVLVDFWATWCAPCVAAVPDLSKLFNEIPAEKFAIIGVSADKDRAVLKDFVEKNSVDWDVIVDSDEVLQKRWQSLSLPSYYVLDSEGVIRFLGTDHKGAINAVRSMVGASPASSTAMPPVDEIARSMFTAFDKNKDGRLEKNELPEQAQANFEKGDANQDAALSLEEVIELFRIEGVTTQAVEIHPVQVQK from the coding sequence ATGAATCGATACGTGGCTGTCTTTGCCTTGTTTTGCAGTTTGCTGCTTTCGGTCGGTTCGTCGCAAAACCTAGAGAAAGCGAAAACGGAAAGGGATTTCAGGGCTCAAGAGCGGAGGATCGAAGCTAGCACGCATGAAGCGTACGTCGAAGCCCGTGAGAAGCTTGCGAACGAAGCGCTTCTGGTCGCACGCGAGGACATTGCGTCGCCGGAAGCCGAAGGGATCTTGCACTGGATCGTCAGAGGCGGTGGTGACACGAAGGTCGCGCATTCATCGACGACATTGTTGATCAAGCATCATTCGACGTCACCTGCAAGCATTCGAAAACTCTTGTCGTTCGCCATTAATCCCACTGGTTGTACACCGGAGCTTTTCAAGGGTTTTGGGGAGACGTCAACCGATCCGAAGTACCGTTGGATTGTCTTGGCCAGTTCTGCGATCCACGAGAAATCATTGTTGTTGATTGCCGACGAGCTGGCCTTTGATGAGAGCGCAGCCTTGAAGTATCGGTTGAATCTTGGTGATGATCTGGTGAAGCGTTTGTCCGGCGAGGATCGCAGCGCATTGGAAGATCAAGTCATCGAGGAGTTCCGAGAAATTGGGAAGCAATATGGAGCTCAGAGTATCGGAGGAATGACCCTTAAAGAGCTAGCGGAGGGATCCATCTTCGCTGTGCAGCATCTGAGGCTTGGTAAAGTTGCGGAGCAGCTCTCTGGTAAAGATCTTGATGGCCAAATGATCGATATCGAGCGCTATCGGGATATGGTTGTGCTGGTCGATTTTTGGGCGACTTGGTGCGCACCGTGTGTAGCTGCCGTCCCGGACCTTTCGAAGCTATTCAACGAAATACCGGCCGAAAAGTTTGCGATCATCGGTGTCAGTGCAGACAAGGACCGTGCGGTATTGAAAGACTTTGTCGAGAAGAATTCTGTGGATTGGGATGTCATCGTTGATAGCGACGAAGTGCTGCAGAAGCGGTGGCAAAGCTTGTCGCTTCCGTCGTACTATGTCTTGGATAGTGAAGGCGTGATTCGATTTCTTGGGACGGACCATAAGGGGGCTATAAACGCGGTGCGGTCCATGGTCGGTGCATCTCCAGCAAGCAGTACGGCTATGCCGCCTGTTGACGAAATTGCGAGATCGATGTTTACAGCTTTCGATAAAAACAAAGATGGTCGACTTGAGAAAAACGAGCTTCCTGAGCAAGCACAAGCGAACTTTGAAAAGGGAGACGCGAATCAGGACGCGGCGTTGTCTTTAGAAGAGGTCATCGAGTTATTCCGCATTGAAGGTGTGACAACGCAAGCTGTCGAGATACATCCCGTGCAAGTACAAAAGTGA
- a CDS encoding PA14 domain-containing protein, whose product MNLNRISIATLAVVLFSSPAFSGLLVEQFEVSTSVPNLVTANAIITSNAPAISGVFGVIDFADNPGDASAGDFAGFSPFPNSDGASPFSERNERFVVRVSGQVFAPDDGLYTFRTFNDDGLSLDIGGTSVIFDDQLHAVDLRTGSLSLAAGWHDLSLVFFEQGGGAVLELAGFGPNGSNQLLGAPGGLQTRPSAIGAVPEPGSLAVFGLGMLLAVAQARCM is encoded by the coding sequence ATGAACCTGAATCGTATTTCTATTGCTACGCTGGCAGTTGTGCTGTTTTCTAGTCCGGCGTTTTCCGGGTTATTGGTAGAGCAATTTGAAGTTTCGACTTCAGTTCCAAATTTGGTGACGGCAAACGCAATTATCACCAGTAATGCGCCAGCCATCTCTGGTGTGTTTGGCGTGATTGACTTTGCAGATAACCCTGGAGATGCAAGCGCGGGGGATTTCGCAGGTTTCTCCCCGTTTCCAAATAGTGATGGTGCCAGTCCGTTCTCGGAACGAAACGAGAGATTTGTAGTTCGCGTATCCGGACAAGTATTTGCTCCCGACGATGGTCTCTACACTTTTCGTACTTTTAATGATGATGGTTTGTCACTTGATATAGGTGGGACCTCAGTGATCTTCGATGATCAACTTCACGCGGTCGATCTAAGAACGGGAAGTCTTAGTCTGGCAGCCGGATGGCATGACCTATCACTGGTTTTCTTTGAACAAGGAGGTGGCGCAGTACTGGAGCTTGCTGGATTCGGTCCCAACGGTTCCAACCAACTTCTTGGTGCTCCCGGTGGGCTTCAAACTCGTCCATCCGCTATCGGTGCGGTGCCGGAACCGGGATCTCTGGCTGTCTTCGGGTTGGGGATGCTGTTGGCTGTCGCCCAAGCAAGATGCATGTGA
- a CDS encoding DUF4375 domain-containing protein: protein MQLTSDSVGVEYSEQGEVLFACRWDDIQRVSAWRNIDPEYDRYYVSVEIVPDRKLEMLPWMIYLVPELGPDEEWQLWTAALSKNIPGFSVDAAMKVLELSEDSDGNSIPIMVRDFQDSIDDPASEDELWFDEYFEANAAALVKPQIADPKNRVFATTYNLLAEVQNGGFDQYFGNSTGDELKLVRESLQLIEAFDLLEILDSACSTFPRGMPGKSQETRVRQLERMSSKKRRNLDELGDQVSNLAEETIRRLRAFIEAA, encoded by the coding sequence ATGCAACTAACATCGGACTCAGTAGGCGTCGAATACTCCGAGCAAGGGGAAGTTCTCTTTGCCTGCCGTTGGGATGACATTCAACGCGTAAGCGCATGGCGAAATATTGATCCTGAGTATGACCGCTATTACGTATCCGTCGAAATCGTACCTGACCGGAAGCTCGAAATGTTGCCCTGGATGATTTACCTGGTTCCAGAGCTTGGGCCGGATGAAGAATGGCAATTGTGGACCGCAGCGTTGAGCAAGAACATTCCGGGTTTCTCCGTTGATGCAGCAATGAAGGTCTTGGAGCTTTCAGAGGACTCCGATGGCAACAGCATCCCAATTATGGTGCGTGACTTTCAAGACTCGATTGATGATCCTGCGTCGGAGGACGAGCTGTGGTTCGACGAGTACTTTGAAGCGAACGCTGCTGCGTTGGTGAAACCCCAAATAGCCGATCCCAAGAATCGTGTGTTCGCGACTACTTACAATCTTCTTGCCGAAGTGCAAAACGGCGGCTTCGACCAGTACTTTGGGAATTCTACGGGTGACGAACTGAAACTCGTTCGGGAATCACTGCAGCTTATTGAAGCTTTTGATCTGCTGGAGATTTTGGACTCAGCATGCTCGACGTTCCCACGTGGGATGCCAGGCAAATCGCAAGAGACTCGGGTACGCCAATTGGAGCGAATGTCGTCGAAAAAGCGACGGAACTTGGACGAGCTCGGGGATCAGGTGTCGAATTTAGCTGAGGAAACAATTCGACGTTTAAGAGCGTTTATCGAGGCGGCATAA
- a CDS encoding metallophosphoesterase family protein encodes MVRTIAIGDIHGCFRSLEELASFAAFESDDRIITLGDYVDRGPDSRRVIEWLIERHATGGLIPLRGNHEVMMLEARQSDGLRDEWLACGGDAVLSSYDADRLDDIPDDHWHFLTESLRSHFCTETHFFVHANACADIPIDEQPDVMLYWETFGNPTPHESGLTMVCGHTAQRDGVPLSVGHAICIDTWAYGRGWLTCLDVDAGICWQSNEAGQTRRFWLDEGP; translated from the coding sequence GTGGTGCGAACGATTGCGATTGGCGACATTCATGGCTGCTTCCGTTCGCTCGAGGAGTTGGCATCGTTTGCAGCGTTTGAATCTGACGATCGAATCATCACGCTTGGAGATTACGTTGACCGCGGTCCAGATTCACGACGAGTCATTGAATGGCTGATCGAACGCCACGCAACTGGAGGTCTGATTCCGCTTCGAGGCAACCACGAAGTAATGATGCTTGAAGCTCGCCAATCAGATGGCCTTCGTGATGAATGGCTTGCTTGCGGTGGTGATGCTGTTCTGTCTTCTTACGATGCAGATCGTCTCGATGATATCCCCGATGACCATTGGCATTTTCTGACCGAATCTCTTCGATCGCACTTCTGCACGGAAACTCACTTCTTCGTTCATGCGAATGCGTGCGCTGATATTCCGATTGATGAACAGCCGGACGTCATGCTTTATTGGGAAACGTTCGGCAATCCCACGCCACATGAATCCGGGCTGACAATGGTGTGCGGGCACACTGCACAACGAGATGGCGTTCCTCTTTCGGTTGGACATGCAATTTGCATTGACACTTGGGCTTACGGGCGTGGTTGGCTCACATGCCTTGATGTCGACGCTGGCATCTGTTGGCAGTCTAATGAAGCCGGCCAAACTCGACGCTTCTGGCTCGATGAGGGACCATAA
- a CDS encoding SRPBCC family protein yields MEISIETTVDAPIDQVWKAWVTPSDITRWNFASDEWCCPTAQIELVVGGQFSYRMEAKDGSIGFNFEGTFTVIEPQSLIKYALADARIVEVKFVQTDSGVRVVETFDAEDEHSAEQQRQGWQCILDNFKLHTENRAG; encoded by the coding sequence ATGGAAATCTCGATTGAAACAACCGTCGATGCGCCTATTGATCAAGTCTGGAAGGCCTGGGTAACACCAAGCGATATCACTCGGTGGAACTTTGCGTCTGACGAATGGTGTTGCCCAACCGCACAAATTGAGTTGGTCGTTGGCGGTCAATTCAGCTACCGCATGGAGGCAAAGGATGGATCGATAGGGTTTAACTTTGAGGGCACATTTACGGTGATCGAACCACAGTCATTAATCAAATATGCGCTCGCTGACGCAAGGATTGTCGAAGTTAAATTTGTCCAAACGGATTCGGGGGTCCGTGTCGTCGAAACATTCGACGCCGAGGATGAACACAGCGCCGAGCAGCAGCGTCAAGGATGGCAGTGTATTTTGGATAACTTCAAGTTGCACACTGAGAACAGAGCTGGTTAG
- a CDS encoding TlpA family protein disulfide reductase, whose translation MTRLDCLVVRPFLAFATYIVVLVTGILMPNQGWSQSREDPTQTTGDLVVVVRDHQSQPVKGAKVGFSACFGDLSFESPSWLYLPNPASQERFPREVQSDEHGIVRLKDGKKIASNFRVSLVARHQGRHLCGITNLSRAGNEDVEITLYPECKITGTLVCQELANRGLELDRNSVSVSFDGMLCVEHHSLSSEFELFLPPGEFSLSVSGLNGGTLTTKRSLLVPEGVAEMKLHVIQLSLKGSRQREGLPAPEISNVIAWKGDGPKSLKDLKGNVVLLDFWGHWCHACVAKLPQLSELDKRYRERGLKIIGLHIDVGNRITSLSEYEAYEKTLEMGVLKGSSISYPIALLAENPTPFRGNSEKDALCKVAADYGVNSYPTMILIDREGNVAGEFRDSAEGRSRLERLLLVPESE comes from the coding sequence ATGACTCGCCTTGATTGCTTGGTGGTTCGACCGTTTCTTGCGTTTGCGACTTACATCGTCGTTCTGGTCACAGGCATCTTGATGCCGAATCAAGGGTGGTCGCAATCGCGAGAAGATCCGACTCAGACAACGGGAGATCTAGTCGTTGTTGTCCGTGATCACCAGTCGCAACCGGTGAAAGGAGCAAAGGTCGGATTTTCAGCATGTTTCGGTGACTTGTCCTTCGAATCTCCGTCGTGGTTGTACTTGCCAAACCCCGCCTCGCAAGAACGTTTCCCACGGGAAGTGCAGTCTGATGAACATGGCATCGTCAGGCTGAAGGACGGGAAGAAGATCGCGAGTAACTTCCGAGTTAGTCTTGTCGCCCGTCACCAGGGTCGGCATCTTTGCGGGATTACTAATCTATCACGAGCTGGCAACGAAGATGTCGAGATCACGCTCTATCCCGAATGCAAAATAACTGGCACGCTGGTATGCCAAGAGCTTGCAAATCGCGGACTGGAACTTGATCGGAATTCGGTAAGCGTCTCGTTTGATGGCATGTTGTGCGTCGAGCATCATTCACTGTCATCTGAGTTTGAGTTGTTCTTACCGCCCGGGGAATTCTCACTGTCGGTTTCTGGTTTAAATGGCGGAACGCTGACAACCAAGCGATCGCTTCTAGTGCCTGAGGGTGTCGCGGAGATGAAACTTCACGTGATACAGCTTTCGCTGAAGGGATCGAGGCAGAGGGAAGGGCTGCCGGCTCCTGAAATTTCAAATGTGATCGCTTGGAAGGGGGACGGGCCAAAGTCGCTAAAAGACTTGAAGGGCAATGTTGTCTTACTGGACTTCTGGGGACATTGGTGTCACGCGTGTGTCGCTAAGCTGCCGCAGCTGAGCGAGCTCGATAAACGCTATCGCGAGCGTGGATTGAAAATCATTGGTCTTCATATCGATGTTGGAAATCGAATCACATCGCTTTCCGAATACGAGGCGTATGAAAAAACGCTAGAGATGGGGGTTCTGAAGGGAAGTTCTATTTCGTATCCGATCGCCCTGCTCGCAGAGAATCCCACGCCATTCCGCGGCAATTCTGAAAAGGACGCTTTGTGTAAAGTCGCTGCGGACTATGGC
- a CDS encoding DUF6940 family protein, with the protein MFDAKTETVGDSRVMKYRILRQSELITFGDFLLLLRRHSEFRQFFTNLLVSSPFSAFRWETPALNSSSEKLPFEFVLLNSPRLARAADSSAFGDRFSGSKQVNDVLSFPNLGRNAQMIVPCPTGRDECYTHLASFLRDGPPEQIDRMWQVVGSETRKVVGDKTRWLSTAGGGVAWLHVRIDTKPKYYGFTEYKTPKVGARYGKDKNGIEL; encoded by the coding sequence ATGTTTGACGCTAAAACAGAAACGGTTGGTGATTCGCGTGTGATGAAGTACCGGATCCTCCGTCAAAGTGAGTTGATCACGTTTGGCGACTTTCTGCTATTACTGCGGCGTCATTCTGAGTTTCGGCAGTTCTTTACTAACCTACTCGTTTCCTCACCCTTTTCGGCTTTTCGCTGGGAGACTCCGGCGCTCAACAGCAGCAGTGAAAAGCTGCCCTTTGAATTCGTTTTGCTTAACTCACCGAGGCTTGCGCGAGCAGCAGACTCGTCGGCGTTCGGTGATCGCTTTTCAGGGTCTAAGCAAGTAAATGATGTGCTCAGTTTTCCCAACCTTGGTCGCAATGCACAAATGATTGTCCCATGTCCAACCGGACGAGACGAATGCTACACACACCTCGCATCCTTTCTCCGTGATGGGCCGCCTGAACAGATCGATAGAATGTGGCAAGTGGTAGGCAGCGAGACTAGAAAGGTCGTTGGTGACAAAACGAGGTGGTTAAGCACGGCCGGTGGTGGTGTGGCTTGGTTGCATGTTCGAATTGATACCAAGCCTAAATACTACGGCTTCACTGAATACAAAACGCCGAAAGTCGGTGCTCGGTATGGCAAGGATAAAAACGGGATCGAACTCTGA
- a CDS encoding TIGR03067 domain-containing protein produces the protein MRPMLATLCCASFALPFVCVVDADAKDASLDSDRRRLQGTWKVSKIVNDGEAISINSLGEFTLDIEGDSIFVNGFSLGYKSKKRQLLWTYDLLSSPKHVGIDLVAVPPQGRERFRCLLKFDKDGVVICGENVADADRPADFSSVPGSKRVLILMRQQK, from the coding sequence ATGAGACCAATGCTTGCAACACTTTGTTGCGCATCATTTGCTCTTCCCTTCGTTTGCGTCGTCGACGCAGATGCAAAAGATGCAAGTCTGGATTCCGATCGCCGTCGACTGCAAGGAACGTGGAAGGTATCCAAGATTGTTAACGATGGCGAAGCCATCTCAATTAACAGTCTCGGGGAATTCACTCTCGACATTGAGGGCGATTCAATTTTCGTCAATGGCTTTTCATTGGGCTATAAATCAAAAAAGAGGCAACTGTTGTGGACGTACGACTTGTTGTCTTCTCCGAAGCACGTTGGAATTGATCTCGTAGCGGTTCCGCCGCAAGGTCGCGAGCGGTTTCGCTGTTTGCTGAAGTTTGATAAAGACGGCGTTGTCATCTGTGGTGAAAACGTGGCTGATGCTGATCGGCCTGCCGACTTTAGTTCAGTTCCAGGTTCAAAACGCGTGCTGATTTTGATGAGACAGCAGAAGTGA
- a CDS encoding imm11 family protein: MHDSYDSLPLMHGEAVDPAPFSNARFVAKGIPCDVVGGHQCYGAELISQTLAEAAQSIDSAGLQAIPVCVDHRDGCILGAYSLLNITRHIKCLDLKRSIVREGNDGALTAVSKYVIQSTAIPSDAGFFRVAEFPYSIMVANWAVKMLVACGSVKGMALIGVEAS; the protein is encoded by the coding sequence ATGCACGACAGTTACGATTCACTGCCGCTAATGCACGGCGAAGCAGTCGATCCCGCTCCATTTAGCAACGCAAGATTCGTTGCCAAGGGCATTCCCTGTGATGTCGTTGGAGGACACCAGTGTTACGGTGCCGAACTCATCTCACAGACTCTCGCTGAAGCCGCGCAGTCGATTGATTCCGCTGGTCTTCAGGCAATCCCTGTCTGCGTAGATCACCGAGACGGCTGCATCTTGGGGGCTTACTCACTCCTGAACATCACACGGCATATCAAATGTCTCGACTTGAAAAGGTCGATAGTGCGTGAAGGCAATGACGGCGCACTGACTGCTGTCTCGAAGTATGTGATCCAGTCGACTGCGATTCCGTCTGACGCCGGGTTCTTTCGTGTTGCCGAGTTCCCGTACAGCATCATGGTTGCCAACTGGGCGGTGAAAATGCTGGTAGCATGCGGCAGCGTGAAAGGGATGGCTCTTATTGGCGTCGAGGCTAGCTAG